The proteins below are encoded in one region of Danio rerio strain Tuebingen ecotype United States chromosome 12, GRCz12tu, whole genome shotgun sequence:
- the rpl38 gene encoding large ribosomal subunit protein eL38 isoform X1, with the protein MPRKIEEIKDFLLTARRKDAKSVKIKKNKDNVKFKVRCSRYLYTLVITDKEKAEKLKQSLPPGLAVKELK; encoded by the exons ATG CCACGTAAAATCGAAGAAATCAAAGATTTCCTGCTTACAGCAAGGAGGAAGGATGCCAAGT CTGTCAAGATCAAGAAGAACAAGGACAATGTGAAGTTCAAGGTGCGCTGCAGCAGATACCTGTACACATTGGTCATCACAGACAAAGAGAAGGCTGAGAAGCTCAAGCAGTCCCTGCCACCAG GTTTGGCTGTGAAGGAGCTGAAGTAG